A single genomic interval of Candidatus Dadabacteria bacterium harbors:
- a CDS encoding serine protease: MPFTIHTLKEYLSLRIFLPVLILLGTMGAGSCGGGSDQTPPPVCDLTSQRNQQRLSGERREDYYPKRFSRDLNFRNYGANISPTEKHKDIARKVSRSVFELEVNGGIVGSAWLIAPKYAVTAAHAFIDSQTLEPKPVERGFVHTFDGDRIEAEREYVDPRVTKATDLALLRLEREIDPIPLKIADEIPEKNEFLMAMGGGGMQRGLGGWTVSAGPALELKSGYPISTYYHLPDRMYHAVPISVGMSGGPIFNDKGEVVSIASSYRGSSPDFSR, translated from the coding sequence ATGCCGTTCACCATCCATACGCTGAAAGAATACTTATCGTTAAGAATCTTTCTCCCCGTCCTCATCCTGCTTGGCACTATGGGGGCCGGTTCATGCGGCGGCGGTTCGGATCAAACCCCTCCCCCCGTGTGCGATCTTACTTCTCAGAGAAACCAACAGAGGCTGTCGGGCGAGAGAAGAGAGGATTATTACCCCAAGAGATTCAGCCGTGATTTGAACTTCCGCAACTACGGCGCCAATATATCTCCCACGGAAAAACATAAGGATATCGCAAGAAAAGTAAGCCGCTCCGTATTCGAGCTAGAAGTCAACGGTGGCATAGTGGGCAGCGCATGGCTTATTGCCCCGAAATATGCCGTTACAGCCGCCCATGCATTCATTGACTCCCAGACCTTAGAGCCAAAACCAGTAGAAAGGGGATTTGTTCACACCTTTGACGGTGACAGAATAGAAGCGGAGAGAGAATATGTTGACCCGCGAGTGACAAAGGCAACTGACCTGGCATTGCTACGCCTTGAGAGGGAAATTGACCCCATCCCCTTGAAAATAGCGGATGAAATCCCTGAAAAAAACGAGTTTCTGATGGCGATGGGCGGAGGTGGGATGCAGAGGGGCCTCGGCGGATGGACAGTTTCCGCGGGACCCGCACTTGAGTTAAAAAGCGGATATCCGATCTCGACCTACTACCACCTACCCGACAGGATGTATCACGCGGTGCCGATCTCCGTAGGAATGAGCGGAGGACCCATATTCAACGACAAGGGCGAAGTGGTTTCCATCGCATCCTCGTATAGAGGATCTAGCCCGGATTTCTCACGGTAA
- a CDS encoding peptidylprolyl isomerase yields the protein MKKPWLTLLVALFAVFVSPHAQAAVVEKVVAVVNDRIVTLSELNKEIREITTVPGAQADVQEVLDAMVDRILLDQQAAVRKISVSDEEVKAIVKSQRQALNLDEKAIAQELKKQNMTEKLFYRQWKYQILSRRLLDSVTQGSIAVTDKEIEEHRKEHYGEEETIYGMQTKIAHILINQEAENADSRAQEVLELAKSGESFAQLAREYSMDESSAQRGGVLGYFVKGDLVAEIENAVEKTEVNGIAGPVRTSQGYHIIKVLERTAGEESSISRYKDRIKHQIYMEKVEQYITSWLEDIKKNSYIEIKI from the coding sequence ATGAAAAAACCATGGTTGACTTTGCTTGTGGCGCTCTTTGCGGTTTTTGTTTCCCCGCACGCCCAGGCGGCGGTCGTCGAGAAAGTTGTAGCCGTAGTAAACGACAGGATAGTAACGCTCAGCGAACTCAATAAGGAAATCAGGGAAATAACCACGGTTCCTGGGGCGCAAGCAGATGTTCAAGAAGTGCTCGACGCTATGGTGGATCGCATCCTGCTCGATCAGCAGGCGGCGGTAAGGAAGATATCGGTAAGCGATGAGGAAGTAAAGGCAATAGTGAAAAGTCAGCGGCAGGCCCTTAACCTTGACGAAAAAGCCATAGCCCAAGAGCTTAAAAAACAGAACATGACCGAGAAGCTTTTCTACCGCCAGTGGAAATACCAGATACTCTCAAGGAGGCTTCTTGACTCAGTCACACAGGGAAGCATAGCGGTAACGGATAAGGAAATAGAGGAGCATCGCAAAGAACACTACGGGGAAGAAGAAACCATTTACGGAATGCAAACGAAGATCGCTCACATACTGATCAACCAGGAGGCGGAAAACGCGGACTCCAGAGCTCAGGAAGTTCTGGAACTCGCAAAATCCGGGGAATCTTTCGCGCAGCTGGCCAGAGAATACTCGATGGATGAATCATCGGCGCAAAGGGGCGGAGTACTGGGATATTTCGTGAAGGGAGATCTGGTTGCCGAGATTGAAAACGCCGTGGAAAAAACAGAAGTAAACGGCATAGCGGGCCCTGTCAGGACTTCCCAAGGTTACCACATAATAAAAGTTCTTGAGAGAACAGCAGGAGAGGAATCTTCAATCTCACGCTATAAAGACCGCATAAAACATCAGATTTACATGGAGAAAGTTGAACAGTATATAACTTCGTGGCTTGAGGATATAAAGAAAAACTCCTACATAGAAATTAAAATCTGA